A single Comamonas sp. NLF-1-9 DNA region contains:
- the modA gene encoding molybdate ABC transporter substrate-binding protein, which yields MARAERRAPLLPGTTLRRAMAAGALALLAPAAHAAHALVAVAANFSAPMQEIATRFEQQTPHTVSLSFGSTGKFYAQIVHGAPFDVLVSADQATPQRLAREGWAQEATRFTYAIGELVLWSKQAGYVDDGGAVLRQTGWRHLAIANPRLAPYGAAAMQTLQALGLAAELQARIVQGESIAQAWQFAASGNAELAFVARSQVVRDGRLSAGSAWQVPAALHDPLRQDAIVLRQGAANEAAAALLRFLQGEAARAIIHSYGYALP from the coding sequence ATGGCCAGAGCCGAGCGTCGCGCACCGCTGCTGCCCGGCACAACCCTGCGCCGGGCGATGGCCGCGGGCGCGCTGGCGCTGCTCGCGCCGGCTGCCCACGCGGCGCATGCGCTGGTGGCGGTGGCGGCCAACTTCAGCGCTCCCATGCAGGAGATCGCGACGCGGTTTGAGCAGCAGACGCCGCACACGGTGTCGCTCTCCTTCGGCTCCACCGGCAAGTTCTATGCGCAAATCGTGCATGGCGCGCCCTTTGACGTGCTGGTGTCGGCGGACCAGGCGACGCCGCAGCGCCTTGCGCGCGAAGGCTGGGCGCAGGAGGCAACGCGCTTCACCTACGCCATCGGTGAGCTCGTGCTGTGGAGCAAGCAGGCGGGCTATGTGGACGACGGGGGCGCGGTGCTGCGCCAGACCGGCTGGCGCCACCTGGCGATCGCCAACCCGCGGCTCGCGCCCTACGGCGCCGCAGCCATGCAGACGCTGCAGGCGCTGGGGCTGGCCGCAGAGCTGCAAGCGCGCATCGTGCAAGGGGAAAGCATCGCGCAGGCCTGGCAGTTTGCCGCCTCGGGCAATGCCGAGCTGGCCTTTGTCGCGCGCTCACAAGTGGTGCGGGACGGACGCTTGAGCGCCGGCTCGGCCTGGCAGGTTCCCGCCGCCCTGCACGATCCGCTGCGCCAGGACGCCATCGTGCTCAGACAGGGCGCAGCCAACGAGGCAGCGGCGGCGCTGCTGCGCTTTCTTCAGGGTGAAGCGGCGCGCGCCATCATCCACTCCTATGGTTACGCTCTCCCCTGA
- a CDS encoding M20 aminoacylase family protein, with protein MKLIEPILAQAAALTQLRRDIHAHPELCFEEERTAALVAERLRHWGAEVHAGLGRTGVVGVVHGRDGGKSGRALGLRADMDALPMSEFNTFAHASTRPGKMHACGHDGHTAMLLAAGQYLASARDFDGTVYLIFQPAEEGGGGAREMIGDGLFTRFAMEAVFGMHNWPGVPAGVLAVSSGPVMGSSNEFRITISGKGGHAAMPHMGTDPVPIACQLVQAFQTIVSRNRKPVDAGVISVTMIHAGEANNVIPDACELQGTVRTFSFETLDLIERRMREITEGLCAAFGASHHFEFQRNYPPTINTAYEAEFCRKVMRELVGAERTRNQEPTLGAEDFAYMLQERPGAYCFIGNGDGAHRGSYAGGGHDAGPCTLHNPHYDFNDELIPLGASYWVRLAQAWLAHTPPADRAPARPA; from the coding sequence ATGAAGCTGATCGAACCGATACTCGCGCAGGCTGCGGCGCTGACCCAACTGCGGCGTGACATCCACGCGCACCCCGAGCTGTGTTTCGAGGAAGAGCGCACCGCAGCGCTGGTGGCCGAGCGGCTGCGCCACTGGGGCGCCGAGGTCCATGCCGGCCTGGGCAGGACTGGCGTGGTCGGCGTGGTACATGGCCGCGACGGCGGCAAGAGCGGCCGCGCGCTGGGTCTGCGCGCCGACATGGACGCGCTGCCGATGTCCGAATTCAACACCTTCGCCCATGCGAGCACGCGCCCCGGCAAGATGCACGCCTGCGGCCACGACGGGCATACCGCGATGCTGCTGGCGGCGGGCCAGTACCTGGCGAGCGCACGCGACTTCGACGGCACGGTCTACCTGATCTTCCAGCCGGCCGAAGAAGGCGGCGGCGGCGCGCGCGAGATGATCGGCGACGGCCTGTTCACCCGCTTTGCTATGGAGGCGGTGTTCGGCATGCACAACTGGCCAGGAGTGCCCGCCGGGGTGCTGGCGGTGAGCAGCGGGCCGGTCATGGGTTCGAGCAACGAATTTCGCATCACCATCAGCGGCAAGGGCGGACATGCCGCGATGCCGCACATGGGCACCGACCCCGTGCCCATCGCCTGCCAGCTGGTGCAGGCCTTCCAGACCATCGTCTCGCGCAACCGCAAGCCCGTCGATGCCGGCGTGATCTCGGTGACCATGATCCACGCGGGCGAGGCCAACAACGTGATCCCCGACGCCTGCGAGCTGCAGGGCACGGTGCGCACCTTCAGCTTCGAGACGCTCGATCTGATAGAGCGGCGCATGCGCGAGATCACCGAAGGCCTGTGCGCGGCCTTCGGCGCGAGCCACCACTTCGAGTTCCAGCGCAACTATCCGCCGACCATCAACACCGCCTACGAGGCCGAGTTTTGCCGGAAGGTGATGCGCGAACTCGTGGGCGCCGAGCGCACCCGCAACCAGGAGCCGACGCTGGGCGCGGAAGACTTCGCCTACATGCTGCAAGAGCGCCCGGGCGCCTACTGCTTCATCGGCAACGGCGACGGCGCGCACCGCGGCAGCTACGCCGGCGGCGGGCACGACGCCGGGCCCTGCACCCTGCACAACCCGCACTACGACTTCAACGACGAGCTGATCCCGCTGGGCGCGAGCTACTGGGTGCGCCTGGCACAGGCCTGGCTCGCGCACACGCCGCCCGCCGATCGGGCGCCGGCGCGCCCCGCCTGA
- a CDS encoding sigma-54-dependent Fis family transcriptional regulator, translating to MPADVPHTAQLPLEPQGILDLAVRSMFQLLSSLSQGMFIIDVHARIVWVNEGYRRFLPALGLNSIDDFLGHLVEEVIPNTQMRRVLETGKPVLIDLLTNRAGTFVVSRLPLLGEGGAVIGAIGMVLFDQPETTLQPLIAKFARLQQDLEDARRELAVQRSAQPLGGRRAKYTLAGFIGTSSAAVEVKRRARRAAVSSSPVLLLGETGTGKELLAHGIHAASARAARPFVSVNIAAVPDTLLEAEFFGYVAGSFTGADRRGREGKFKLADGGTLFLDEIGDMPLALQSKLLRVLQEAEIEPLGSNQLVPVDVRIIAATSRDLPALVREGKFREDLYYRLNVLPIRVPPLRERREDIPALVEVLGEDLAQRSGAVQPELLPEAMALLRAQTWRGNIRELRNVLEQAVLRSDSLAIDAGQLEAVLRESGQEPSVPAAAAPLPAMPAPHDTEALLRPLAEQVQELEGRAIAAALQACRGNKALAARQLGISRATLYDRLGAMSNN from the coding sequence ATGCCTGCCGACGTGCCGCACACCGCGCAACTGCCCCTGGAGCCGCAAGGCATTCTCGACCTTGCGGTGCGCTCGATGTTCCAACTGCTGTCCAGCCTGAGCCAGGGCATGTTCATCATCGACGTGCATGCACGCATCGTCTGGGTCAACGAGGGCTACCGGCGCTTTCTGCCGGCGCTGGGGCTGAATTCGATCGACGACTTTCTCGGTCACCTGGTCGAGGAGGTCATACCCAACACCCAGATGCGCCGCGTGCTGGAAACCGGCAAGCCGGTGCTGATTGATCTGCTGACCAACCGCGCGGGCACCTTCGTCGTCAGCCGCCTGCCGCTGCTGGGCGAGGGCGGGGCGGTGATAGGCGCGATCGGCATGGTGTTGTTCGACCAGCCCGAGACCACCTTGCAGCCGCTGATTGCCAAGTTCGCGCGCCTGCAACAAGACCTGGAGGATGCGCGGCGCGAGCTCGCGGTGCAGCGCAGCGCGCAGCCCCTGGGCGGGCGGCGCGCCAAATACACGCTCGCGGGTTTCATCGGCACGAGCAGCGCCGCCGTCGAGGTCAAGCGCCGCGCGCGCAGGGCGGCGGTCTCCAGCAGCCCGGTGCTGCTGCTCGGAGAAACCGGCACGGGCAAGGAATTGCTGGCCCACGGCATCCATGCCGCCTCGGCGCGCGCTGCGCGCCCCTTCGTGAGCGTGAACATCGCGGCGGTGCCGGACACCTTGCTCGAGGCGGAATTCTTCGGCTACGTCGCCGGCTCGTTCACCGGCGCGGACCGGCGCGGGCGCGAGGGCAAGTTCAAGCTGGCCGACGGCGGCACGCTGTTTCTCGACGAGATCGGCGACATGCCGCTGGCCCTGCAGTCCAAGCTGCTGCGCGTGCTGCAGGAAGCGGAAATCGAGCCGCTGGGCAGCAACCAACTGGTGCCCGTGGACGTGCGCATCATCGCCGCCACCAGCCGCGATCTGCCCGCGCTGGTGCGCGAAGGGAAGTTTCGCGAGGACTTGTACTACCGGCTCAACGTGTTGCCGATCCGCGTGCCGCCGCTGCGTGAGCGGCGCGAGGACATCCCCGCGCTGGTGGAGGTGCTGGGTGAAGACCTGGCCCAGCGCAGCGGCGCGGTGCAGCCCGAACTGCTGCCCGAGGCCATGGCGCTGCTACGTGCCCAGACCTGGCGCGGCAACATCCGCGAGCTGCGCAACGTACTCGAGCAGGCAGTGCTCAGAAGCGATTCGCTGGCCATCGATGCGGGGCAGCTCGAAGCGGTGCTGCGTGAATCGGGCCAGGAACCGAGCGTCCCGGCGGCGGCCGCGCCGCTCCCCGCCATGCCCGCACCCCACGATACCGAGGCATTGCTGCGGCCCCTGGCCGAGCAGGTGCAGGAGCTCGAGGGCCGCGCCATCGCCGCGGCGCTGCAGGCATGCCGGGGCAACAAGGCGCTGGCAGCGCGCCAGCTGGGAATCTCGCGCGCCACCCTCTACGATCGGCTCGGCGCAATGTCAAATAATTGA
- a CDS encoding ABC transporter ATP-binding protein has protein sequence MGEYILETSHLTKEFKGFTAVSDVKLSVRKGAIHALIGPNGAGKTTCFNLLTKFLEPTRGKILFEGVDITSEKPAQVARRGMVRSFQISSTFPYMTVLENVRVGLQPTLGTSYNFWRSSRTLDQLNGRCMELLEHVGLAEFAHLKAMELPYGRKRALEIATTLAVDPKLLLLDEPTQGMGHEDVEMITELIKKVAANRTVLMVEHNMGVVGRIADTITVLQFGQVIAEGPYSEVSRNPQVLEAYMGSSNEALAGIGE, from the coding sequence ATGGGTGAATACATTCTCGAAACCTCGCACCTGACCAAGGAGTTCAAGGGCTTCACTGCAGTGAGTGACGTCAAGCTCTCGGTCAGAAAGGGCGCGATCCATGCGCTCATCGGCCCCAACGGCGCGGGCAAGACGACCTGCTTCAACCTGCTCACCAAGTTTCTTGAGCCCACGCGCGGCAAGATCCTGTTCGAGGGCGTGGACATCACCAGCGAGAAGCCGGCCCAGGTGGCGCGCCGGGGCATGGTGCGCTCGTTCCAGATTTCGTCGACCTTCCCCTACATGACGGTGCTGGAGAACGTGCGCGTCGGCCTGCAGCCCACGCTGGGCACGAGCTACAACTTCTGGCGCTCCTCGCGCACGCTGGACCAGCTCAACGGCCGGTGCATGGAGCTGCTGGAGCACGTCGGTCTGGCCGAGTTTGCCCATCTCAAGGCCATGGAGCTGCCCTACGGCCGCAAGCGGGCGCTGGAAATTGCCACAACGCTTGCCGTTGACCCCAAGCTGCTGCTGCTCGATGAGCCCACGCAGGGCATGGGCCATGAGGACGTGGAGATGATCACCGAGCTGATCAAGAAGGTGGCGGCCAACCGCACGGTGCTGATGGTGGAGCACAACATGGGCGTGGTCGGGCGCATTGCCGACACGATCACCGTGCTGCAGTTCGGCCAGGTGATCGCCGAGGGACCGTATTCGGAGGTGTCGCGCAATCCCCAGGTGCTCGAGGCCTACATGGGCAGCAGCAACGAGGCGCTCGCCGGCATCGGCGAATGA
- a CDS encoding ABC transporter ATP-binding protein, with protein MNASQTTAIRFKDVQAWYGESHILHGVNFHVQAGEVVSLLGRNGAGRTTSLRALMGLVGRRSGSIEINGVDTVSMAPHQIARLGVGYCPEERGILTSLSCEENLLLPPKVAEGGMGVDEIYAMFPNLQARRASPGGRLSGGEQQMLAVARILRTGAKILLLDEISEGLAPVIVQALARMIRELRTRGFTVLMVEQNFHFAAPLADRFYIMERGQILRELSAAELQGNMQTLHQYLSV; from the coding sequence ATGAACGCATCCCAAACGACCGCCATCCGCTTCAAGGACGTGCAGGCCTGGTATGGAGAGTCCCACATCCTGCATGGCGTCAACTTCCACGTGCAGGCCGGCGAGGTGGTCAGCCTGCTCGGGCGCAACGGCGCGGGCCGCACGACCAGTCTGCGCGCGCTCATGGGCCTGGTGGGCCGGCGCAGCGGCAGCATAGAGATCAACGGCGTGGATACGGTGAGCATGGCGCCGCACCAGATCGCGCGCCTGGGCGTGGGCTACTGCCCGGAAGAGCGCGGCATCCTCACCTCGCTGAGCTGCGAAGAGAACCTGCTGCTGCCGCCCAAGGTGGCCGAAGGCGGCATGGGCGTGGACGAGATCTATGCCATGTTCCCCAACCTGCAGGCGCGCCGCGCCAGCCCCGGCGGGCGCCTGTCGGGTGGCGAGCAGCAGATGCTGGCGGTGGCGCGCATCCTGCGCACCGGGGCCAAGATCCTGCTTCTCGACGAAATTTCCGAAGGCCTGGCGCCCGTTATCGTGCAGGCGCTGGCGCGCATGATCCGCGAGCTGCGCACCCGGGGCTTCACCGTGCTCATGGTCGAGCAGAACTTTCACTTTGCCGCGCCGCTGGCCGACCGCTTCTACATCATGGAGCGTGGCCAGATCCTGCGCGAACTCAGCGCCGCGGAGCTGCAAGGCAACATGCAGACCCTGCACCAGTACCTGAGTGTCTGA
- a CDS encoding ABC transporter substrate-binding protein, whose protein sequence is MKRKLLCSLIAGIGLAAGGLAHAEVSGGVVKIGVLSDMSGPYADLSGPGSVVAAKMAAEDYVKQTGSKLKIEVVSGDHQNKPDVGSSITRKWIDSEGVDMILDVPTSSVMFAVAEVVKEKNKVLVDSTGGSSDMTGKSCNANTVHWTYDTWMLAHGTGSAVVKSGGDSWFFLTADYAFGHALEKDTSEVVKNNGGKVLGSVKVPLGTTDFSSFLLQAQGSKAKIVGLANAGNDTINSIKQAAEFGIVKGGQKMAGLLVFISDVHGLGLQTAQGLQLTETFYWNQDDGARAWSKRFGERHGGKMPTSAQAGVYAGMLHYLKAVDALQEDADGAKVVAEMKKLPTDDPLFGKGVVREDGRKIHPAYLFEVKTPAESKGPWDYYKLVQTIPADQAFRPLKDGNCPLVK, encoded by the coding sequence ATGAAACGCAAATTGCTGTGTTCCCTGATTGCCGGCATCGGCCTGGCTGCCGGCGGCCTGGCGCACGCCGAGGTGAGCGGTGGCGTGGTGAAGATCGGGGTGCTCTCGGACATGTCCGGCCCCTATGCCGACCTCTCCGGCCCGGGCTCGGTCGTCGCGGCCAAGATGGCGGCCGAGGACTACGTCAAGCAGACCGGCTCCAAGCTCAAGATCGAGGTCGTCTCGGGCGATCACCAGAACAAGCCCGACGTCGGCTCCAGCATCACGCGCAAGTGGATCGACTCCGAAGGCGTGGACATGATCCTGGACGTGCCGACCTCCTCGGTGATGTTCGCCGTCGCCGAAGTGGTCAAGGAAAAGAACAAGGTGCTGGTGGACTCGACCGGCGGCTCCTCGGACATGACCGGCAAGTCCTGCAACGCCAATACCGTGCACTGGACTTACGACACCTGGATGCTGGCCCATGGGACGGGCTCGGCCGTGGTCAAGAGCGGCGGTGACAGCTGGTTCTTCCTGACCGCCGATTACGCCTTCGGCCACGCGCTCGAGAAGGACACCTCCGAGGTCGTGAAGAACAACGGCGGCAAGGTGCTGGGCAGTGTCAAGGTGCCGCTGGGCACGACGGACTTCTCGTCCTTCCTGCTGCAGGCCCAGGGCTCCAAGGCCAAGATCGTCGGCCTGGCCAACGCCGGCAACGACACCATCAACTCGATCAAGCAGGCGGCCGAGTTCGGCATCGTCAAGGGCGGCCAGAAGATGGCCGGTCTGCTGGTGTTCATCAGCGACGTGCACGGCCTGGGCCTGCAGACCGCGCAAGGCCTGCAGTTGACCGAGACCTTCTACTGGAACCAGGACGACGGCGCGCGCGCATGGTCCAAGCGCTTTGGCGAGCGCCATGGCGGCAAGATGCCGACCTCGGCCCAGGCAGGCGTGTACGCCGGCATGCTGCACTACCTGAAGGCGGTGGACGCACTGCAGGAGGATGCCGACGGCGCCAAGGTGGTGGCCGAGATGAAGAAGCTGCCCACGGACGATCCGCTGTTCGGCAAGGGCGTGGTGCGCGAAGACGGTCGCAAGATCCATCCCGCCTACCTGTTCGAGGTGAAGACGCCGGCCGAGTCCAAGGGCCCCTGGGACTACTACAAGCTGGTGCAGACCATCCCGGCAGACCAGGCCTTCCGTCCGCTCAAGGACGGCAATTGCCCGCTGGTGAAGTAA
- a CDS encoding branched-chain amino acid ABC transporter permease: MDIFGIPVQALMGQLLIGLINGSFYALLSLGLAVIFGLLNIINFAHGAFYMMGAFGAYLLLNKLGLNYWWALLLSPIIVGAVGVVLERTMLKRLYQLDHLYGLLLTFGLALIIQGLFRNEFGSSGLPYAIPAQLSGGQNLGFMFLPNYRAWVIVASLVVCLLTWYVIEHTRLGGYLRAATENPQLVQAFGINVPRMITLTFGFGVGLAALAGVMAAPIYQVGPLMGADLIIVVFAVVVIGGMGSIMGAIVTGFGLGLVEGLTKVFYPEASTTVIFVIMTIVLLLRPAGLFGAEK; this comes from the coding sequence ATGGACATATTCGGCATTCCCGTGCAGGCCTTGATGGGGCAGCTGCTCATCGGGCTGATCAATGGCTCCTTCTACGCCCTGCTCTCGCTCGGGCTGGCCGTGATATTCGGCCTGCTCAACATCATCAACTTTGCCCACGGCGCGTTCTACATGATGGGCGCGTTCGGGGCCTATCTGCTGCTCAACAAGCTGGGCCTCAATTACTGGTGGGCCCTGCTGCTGTCCCCGATCATCGTCGGGGCGGTGGGCGTGGTGCTCGAGCGCACCATGCTCAAGCGCCTCTACCAGCTCGATCACCTCTACGGCCTCTTGCTCACTTTCGGGCTGGCGCTGATCATCCAGGGGCTGTTTCGCAATGAATTCGGCTCCAGCGGCCTGCCCTACGCGATACCGGCGCAGCTCTCGGGCGGGCAGAACCTGGGCTTCATGTTCCTGCCCAACTACCGCGCCTGGGTCATCGTCGCGTCCCTGGTCGTGTGCCTGCTGACCTGGTACGTGATCGAACACACGCGCCTGGGCGGCTATCTGCGCGCCGCGACCGAAAACCCGCAACTGGTGCAGGCCTTCGGCATCAACGTGCCGCGCATGATCACGCTCACCTTCGGTTTCGGCGTGGGTCTGGCGGCGCTGGCCGGAGTCATGGCCGCGCCCATCTACCAGGTCGGGCCGCTCATGGGGGCCGACCTCATCATCGTCGTGTTTGCCGTGGTGGTCATAGGCGGCATGGGCTCGATCATGGGCGCCATCGTCACCGGCTTCGGCCTGGGGCTGGTCGAAGGCCTGACCAAGGTCTTCTACCCCGAGGCTTCCACTACCGTGATCTTCGTCATCATGACCATCGTGCTGCTGCTGCGACCGGCAGGGCTGTTTGGCGCAGAAAAGTAA
- a CDS encoding branched-chain amino acid ABC transporter permease: protein MMVVLIAAPFLGVYPVFMMKVMCFALFACAFNLLLGFGGLLSFGHAMFLGGAGYAAAHSAKVWGFTPELAVLFATACTAALGWVTGLLAIRRQGIYFAMITLALAQMVFFFSLQAPFTHGEDGIQAVPRGKLFGLIDLSQPTAMYIFVLLIFVIGFALIYRIVHSPFGQVLQAIRENEARAISLGYDADKFKHRAYVLSATLSGLAGATKAILFQLASLTDVHWGMSGEVVLMTLVGGMGTIFGPVVGAAVIVTMQNYLAELGAWVTVVQGVIFVICVLLFRRGIVGEIGNWLKKSL, encoded by the coding sequence ATGATGGTGGTGCTGATCGCCGCGCCCTTCCTCGGCGTCTATCCGGTCTTCATGATGAAGGTGATGTGCTTTGCGCTGTTCGCCTGCGCCTTCAACCTTTTGCTCGGCTTTGGCGGCCTGTTGTCCTTCGGTCATGCGATGTTTCTCGGTGGCGCCGGCTATGCGGCCGCGCATTCGGCCAAGGTCTGGGGCTTCACGCCGGAGCTGGCCGTTCTCTTTGCCACTGCCTGCACTGCCGCGCTCGGCTGGGTGACGGGCCTGCTGGCGATCCGCCGCCAGGGCATCTACTTTGCGATGATCACGCTGGCGCTGGCGCAAATGGTGTTCTTCTTCAGCCTGCAGGCGCCCTTTACCCACGGCGAGGACGGCATCCAGGCGGTGCCGCGCGGCAAGCTCTTCGGCCTGATCGACTTGTCGCAGCCGACCGCGATGTACATCTTCGTGCTGCTGATCTTCGTGATCGGGTTCGCGCTCATCTACCGCATCGTGCATTCGCCCTTTGGCCAGGTGCTTCAGGCGATACGCGAGAACGAGGCACGGGCGATCTCGCTGGGCTACGACGCCGACAAGTTCAAGCACCGTGCCTACGTGCTGTCGGCCACGCTCTCGGGCCTGGCGGGCGCGACCAAGGCCATCTTGTTTCAACTGGCTTCACTCACCGACGTGCACTGGGGCATGTCGGGCGAGGTGGTGTTGATGACGCTGGTGGGCGGCATGGGCACGATCTTCGGGCCGGTCGTCGGCGCGGCGGTGATCGTCACCATGCAGAACTACCTGGCCGAGCTGGGCGCCTGGGTGACCGTGGTGCAGGGCGTGATCTTCGTCATCTGCGTGCTGCTGTTTCGCCGCGGCATCGTCGGCGAGATCGGCAACTGGCTCAAGAAGTCGCTCTGA
- a CDS encoding carotenoid 1,2-hydratase: protein MRRRQMLRGLGALGLPGFNAAAWALPVRTLRFPRDHGSHPELRTEWWYITGQARTAEGLWGFQITFFRSRVDAAQSLQSRFAARQLLFAHAAVTDLRRGRLLHDQRVARAGWGVAEASSTDCAIRLQDWSLTRTPHGGPGDSRYAIRAGAADFALEIDASSTQAPLLQGDAGLSRKGPHPDEASYYVSQPQLQLAGALSVAGQRMPLTSGEAWDNRAWMDHEWSETLLAPDAVGWDWIGMNLRGGGALTAFQLRRADGSALWAGGSLRPSGDAPVQVFGSDEVRFTAQGHWRSALSGARYPVRWRLQTPAGNYGITALLDDQELDSRASTGAIYWEGLSTLRDEADREIGRGYLEMTGYAQPLQLR from the coding sequence ATGCGGCGCCGCCAGATGCTGCGCGGCCTGGGCGCGCTCGGCCTGCCTGGCTTCAATGCTGCGGCCTGGGCCCTGCCGGTGCGCACGCTGCGGTTTCCGCGCGACCACGGCAGCCACCCCGAACTGCGCACCGAATGGTGGTACATCACCGGCCAGGCGCGCACGGCCGAGGGCTTGTGGGGCTTTCAGATCACCTTCTTTCGCTCGCGCGTGGACGCGGCGCAATCCCTGCAATCGCGCTTTGCCGCGCGCCAGTTGCTGTTTGCCCATGCCGCGGTCACCGACCTGCGCCGCGGCCGCCTGCTGCACGACCAGCGCGTGGCGCGCGCAGGCTGGGGCGTGGCCGAGGCCTCCAGCACCGACTGCGCGATTCGGCTGCAAGACTGGTCGCTCACGCGCACGCCCCACGGCGGGCCGGGCGACAGCCGCTACGCCATCCGGGCAGGCGCCGCCGACTTTGCGCTGGAGATCGACGCCAGCAGCACCCAGGCGCCGCTGCTGCAGGGCGACGCCGGCCTTTCGCGCAAAGGCCCGCATCCTGATGAAGCCAGCTACTACGTGAGCCAGCCGCAGCTGCAGCTTGCAGGTGCATTGAGCGTAGCCGGGCAGCGCATGCCACTCACCAGCGGCGAGGCTTGGGACAACCGTGCCTGGATGGATCACGAGTGGAGCGAAACCCTGCTTGCCCCCGATGCCGTGGGCTGGGACTGGATCGGCATGAATCTGCGCGGCGGCGGCGCGCTCACCGCCTTTCAGCTGCGCCGCGCCGACGGCAGCGCGCTGTGGGCCGGCGGCTCGTTGCGCCCCTCGGGCGACGCGCCGGTGCAGGTCTTCGGCAGCGACGAGGTGCGCTTCACGGCGCAAGGCCATTGGCGCAGCGCCCTGAGCGGGGCGCGCTACCCCGTGCGCTGGCGGCTGCAAACGCCTGCCGGCAACTATGGCATCACCGCACTGCTCGACGACCAGGAGCTCGACAGCCGCGCCTCCACCGGCGCAATCTACTGGGAAGGCCTGAGCACGCTGCGCGACGAAGCCGACAGGGAAATCGGCCGCGGCTACCTGGAGATGACGGGCTACGCCCAGCCGCTGCAGTTGCGCTGA
- a CDS encoding PLP-dependent cysteine synthase family protein, whose protein sequence is MKPQTCSTCTWLHQAVARIEADYQRSADTHLIPIPLPGYASAGIDLYLKDESTHPTGSLKHRLARSLFLYALCNGWVHEGSTIVEASSGSTAVSEAYFARLLGLPFVAVMTRNTSAEKVALIEFHGGRCHFVDTAAQVYDAARAIAQESGGHYMDQFTYAERATDWRGNNNIAESMFEQMQRERHPVPSWIVVAAGTGGTSATIGRYTRYQRHATRLCVADPAGSVFADYWASGDAALTACGSRIEGIGRPRVEPSFIRSLVDRMEVVQDVDSIAAMRALSRILGRRVGPSTGTNFSVMMALANEMRRRGEQGSILSLLCDAGERYLNTYHDDAWVKNTLGDCAGAEARLQGLLT, encoded by the coding sequence ATGAAACCCCAGACCTGCTCCACCTGCACCTGGCTGCACCAGGCCGTGGCCCGCATCGAGGCCGACTACCAGCGCAGCGCCGACACCCACCTGATCCCGATTCCGCTGCCCGGCTACGCCAGCGCGGGGATAGACCTGTACCTCAAAGACGAATCGACCCACCCCACGGGCAGCCTCAAGCACCGCCTGGCGCGCTCGCTCTTCCTGTATGCGCTGTGCAACGGCTGGGTGCACGAGGGCTCGACCATCGTCGAGGCATCGAGCGGCTCCACCGCCGTGAGCGAGGCCTACTTCGCCCGCCTGCTCGGCTTGCCCTTCGTCGCGGTGATGACGCGCAACACCTCGGCCGAGAAGGTCGCGCTGATCGAATTCCACGGCGGGCGCTGCCACTTCGTGGACACCGCTGCCCAGGTCTACGACGCGGCGCGCGCCATCGCGCAGGAGAGCGGCGGGCACTACATGGACCAGTTCACCTACGCCGAGCGCGCCACCGACTGGCGCGGCAACAACAACATCGCAGAGAGCATGTTCGAGCAGATGCAGCGCGAGCGCCATCCCGTCCCGAGCTGGATCGTCGTGGCCGCAGGCACCGGCGGCACCAGCGCCACCATAGGCCGCTACACGCGCTACCAGCGCCACGCCACGCGCCTGTGCGTGGCCGACCCGGCCGGCTCGGTCTTCGCCGACTACTGGGCCAGTGGCGACGCCGCGCTCACCGCGTGTGGGTCACGCATCGAAGGCATAGGGCGCCCGCGCGTCGAGCCGAGCTTCATCCGCTCGCTGGTCGATCGCATGGAAGTCGTGCAAGACGTGGACTCCATCGCCGCGATGCGCGCGCTCTCGCGCATTCTCGGGCGGCGCGTCGGGCCATCGACCGGCACCAACTTCTCGGTGATGATGGCCCTGGCAAACGAGATGCGCCGCCGGGGCGAGCAAGGCTCCATCCTCTCGCTGCTGTGCGACGCGGGCGAGCGCTATCTGAACACCTACCACGACGACGCGTGGGTGAAGAACACCCTGGGCGACTGCGCGGGCGCCGAGGCCCGCTTGCAGGGCCTGCTCACCTGA